In Janibacter alkaliphilus, the following proteins share a genomic window:
- a CDS encoding enoyl-CoA hydratase/isomerase family protein — protein MTTFEPGPGGSDEVLFAQEGALGRVLLNRPRALNSLSRAMIAGMQAQLEAWAQDDAVAVVSLEGAGDRGFCAGGDVRAVRQAHLEGLDGARFFGEEYALDALLAEYPRPVIAVMDGITMGGGVGLGMNADLRVVTERTALAMPETTIGFFPDVGATYRLAQSPGELGTHVALTGVTVDGADAIALGLADVLVPAEDVPALLEQASASGTLPEAGERSPASPLAGQRAWIDAGYAGDDPGAILQRLEDSDVPEARAAAETIRAKSPLSVAITLAALRQAGGAGSLREVLDTDARIAAAMLADSDFGEGVRAQLVDKDRSPSWRHARVEDVTPDEVARYLG, from the coding sequence ATGACGACCTTCGAACCAGGACCGGGCGGCAGCGACGAGGTGCTCTTCGCGCAGGAGGGGGCGCTGGGCCGGGTGCTGCTCAACCGGCCGAGGGCGCTGAACTCGCTCAGCCGCGCGATGATCGCCGGCATGCAGGCCCAGCTCGAGGCCTGGGCGCAGGACGATGCCGTGGCCGTGGTCTCGCTGGAGGGCGCGGGGGATCGGGGCTTCTGCGCCGGCGGGGATGTGCGCGCGGTGCGACAGGCGCACCTCGAGGGCCTGGACGGAGCGCGCTTCTTCGGCGAGGAGTACGCGCTGGACGCGTTGCTCGCGGAGTACCCGCGGCCGGTCATCGCGGTGATGGACGGCATCACCATGGGTGGTGGTGTGGGGCTGGGCATGAACGCCGACCTGCGCGTCGTCACCGAGCGCACGGCGCTGGCGATGCCGGAGACGACGATCGGCTTCTTCCCGGACGTCGGCGCGACCTATCGGCTGGCTCAGTCTCCGGGCGAGCTGGGGACGCACGTGGCGCTGACCGGGGTCACGGTCGACGGCGCCGATGCGATCGCCCTCGGCCTGGCGGACGTGCTCGTGCCCGCCGAGGACGTGCCCGCGCTGCTGGAGCAGGCGAGCGCGTCGGGGACGCTGCCGGAGGCGGGGGAGCGGTCGCCCGCGTCGCCACTGGCGGGGCAGCGCGCCTGGATCGACGCCGGCTACGCCGGTGACGACCCGGGCGCGATCCTGCAGAGGCTGGAGGACTCGGACGTCCCCGAGGCGAGGGCTGCGGCCGAGACGATCCGGGCGAAGTCGCCGCTGTCCGTGGCGATCACGCTGGCCGCGCTGCGCCAGGCCGGCGGGGCGGGCTCGCTGCGCGAGGTGCTCGACACCGACGCCCGGATCGCGGCCGCGATGCTCGCCGACTCCGACTTCGGCGAAGGCGTCCGTGCCCAGCTCGTCGACAAGGACCGTTCACCGAGCTGGCGGCACGCTCGCGTCGAGGACGTCACCCCCGACGAGGTGGCCCGCTACCTCGGCTGA
- a CDS encoding endonuclease/exonuclease/phosphatase family protein gives MATTSRPRAWVRWSHRLTLLLLLGCLLAITPMYLAGGRTSLGVVVAAAVPAILLGALAAALVSIRHRTWLRLVLLLALLSTQWPLADYAVADPGADRASTPTSPQLRVAALNTLWGGPDLDELAALAADHDVLALQEMPPVLVEPLTERLGDGWQLAARDHDDYIDADAAVWVRDTWQVADAQPVPDASPAATALTLTRDDATVRLVGTRLQNPAFGAADRWGEGLDALAATASTSPDPVVILGDLNAPPSAVAFRRFLDDAGLADCPAQLGSGFPGTWGLGRGPDVAPVPIDHVLVGGPAGTRARCTAFAPRAVEGTDHRAVTATVTVPR, from the coding sequence ATGGCGACCACCTCCCGACCCCGCGCCTGGGTGCGGTGGTCCCACCGGCTGACGCTCCTGCTGCTCCTCGGCTGCCTGCTGGCGATCACGCCGATGTACCTCGCTGGCGGACGCACCAGCCTCGGGGTCGTCGTCGCCGCGGCGGTCCCGGCGATCCTGCTGGGGGCGCTCGCCGCGGCCTTGGTCAGCATCCGGCACCGCACCTGGTTGCGGCTCGTGCTGCTGCTCGCCCTGCTGTCCACGCAGTGGCCGCTGGCCGACTACGCCGTCGCCGACCCCGGCGCCGACCGGGCGAGCACGCCCACCAGCCCCCAGCTGCGGGTCGCCGCGCTCAACACCCTGTGGGGCGGCCCCGACCTGGACGAGCTGGCCGCGCTCGCCGCCGACCACGACGTGCTCGCGCTGCAGGAGATGCCTCCGGTGCTCGTCGAGCCGCTGACCGAGCGGCTCGGCGACGGCTGGCAGCTCGCCGCCCGGGATCACGACGACTACATCGACGCCGACGCCGCGGTGTGGGTGCGAGACACCTGGCAGGTGGCCGACGCCCAGCCCGTGCCGGACGCCTCGCCCGCCGCCACCGCGCTGACCCTGACCCGCGACGACGCCACCGTCCGGCTCGTCGGGACCCGCCTGCAGAACCCCGCCTTCGGTGCCGCCGACCGCTGGGGCGAGGGCCTGGACGCGCTGGCCGCCACGGCGAGCACCTCGCCCGACCCGGTGGTGATCCTCGGCGACCTCAACGCCCCACCCAGCGCGGTCGCCTTCCGCCGGTTCCTCGACGACGCCGGGCTGGCCGACTGCCCGGCCCAGCTGGGCAGCGGCTTCCCGGGCACCTGGGGGCTGGGTCGTGGCCCGGACGTCGCCCCGGTCCCCATCGACCACGTCCTCGTCGGCGGGCCGGCCGGCACCCGGGCGAGGTGCACCGCCTTCGCTCCGCGGGCGGTCGAGGGCACCGACCACCGGGCGGTCACCGCCACGGTGACCGTCCCGCGCTGA
- a CDS encoding amidase: MSDAALDEAPTGHRVHAVTDDALGDLDATGVAQRLRAGEVSPGEVLEAALARTERVAELGAVSEMQVETARSLIDRAAASAAPFAGVPTVIKENVTVAGQATTMGSAAVPHRPESRHGGFVRQLLDLGVVPFARSTCPPFGWTATTEYPDGRVTRNPWHTGYSSGGSSGGSAALVAAGAVPIAHGNDGGGSIRIPAAACGLVGLKASRGRVLGDPHSSAPINVVSDGVLARSVRDVARAFAGLERSYRNPRLAPIGLVEGPGARRLRVGVTHDSPVAPPTDAETRAAVDRTVDLLGGLGHDVEGYEPAVPGFFRDDFEDYWSFLAFAIHRGGRKMFGDDFDPAALDPLTLGLSGRMRRRLPKMPLVLARLAAVGAGYERRFGDVDVVLTPVLTHTTPPIGHLAGDLPFAEHFSRLGSYVGFTPLHNAAGAPAISLPLGQTAEGRPIGVMLSARRGQERVLLELALELEAAAPFARIQD; this comes from the coding sequence ATGAGCGACGCCGCCCTGGATGAGGCCCCCACCGGACACCGTGTGCACGCCGTCACCGACGACGCCCTCGGCGACCTCGACGCCACCGGTGTCGCGCAGCGGCTGCGTGCTGGCGAGGTCAGCCCGGGCGAGGTGCTCGAGGCGGCCCTCGCGCGCACCGAGCGGGTCGCCGAGCTCGGCGCGGTCTCCGAGATGCAGGTCGAGACGGCGCGGTCGCTGATCGACCGTGCGGCGGCCAGCGCCGCCCCCTTCGCCGGGGTACCGACGGTGATCAAGGAGAACGTCACCGTCGCCGGCCAGGCGACGACGATGGGCTCGGCCGCGGTGCCGCACCGCCCGGAGAGCCGCCACGGCGGCTTCGTCCGCCAGCTGCTCGACCTCGGGGTGGTGCCCTTCGCCCGCAGCACCTGCCCGCCCTTCGGCTGGACCGCGACCACCGAGTACCCGGACGGCCGGGTCACCCGCAACCCGTGGCACACCGGCTACTCCTCCGGGGGCAGCTCCGGCGGGTCGGCCGCGCTCGTCGCCGCCGGCGCCGTCCCGATCGCCCACGGCAACGACGGCGGCGGATCCATCCGCATCCCGGCCGCCGCGTGCGGTCTCGTCGGGCTCAAGGCGAGCCGGGGGAGGGTGCTCGGCGACCCGCACTCCTCGGCGCCGATCAACGTCGTCAGCGACGGTGTCCTCGCCCGGTCGGTGCGTGACGTCGCCCGGGCCTTCGCCGGGCTGGAGCGCAGCTACCGCAACCCGCGGCTGGCGCCGATCGGTCTCGTCGAGGGTCCCGGCGCCCGGCGGCTGCGGGTCGGCGTGACTCACGACTCGCCGGTGGCGCCGCCGACCGACGCCGAGACCCGGGCCGCGGTCGATCGCACGGTGGACCTGCTGGGCGGTCTCGGGCACGACGTCGAGGGCTACGAGCCGGCCGTTCCCGGCTTCTTCCGCGACGACTTCGAGGACTACTGGTCCTTCCTCGCCTTCGCGATCCACCGCGGCGGGCGGAAGATGTTCGGCGACGACTTCGACCCGGCGGCGCTCGACCCGCTGACCCTGGGCCTCTCCGGGCGGATGCGTCGCCGGCTGCCCAAGATGCCGCTGGTGCTGGCCCGGCTGGCCGCGGTCGGCGCCGGGTACGAGCGGCGCTTCGGCGACGTCGATGTCGTGCTCACCCCGGTGCTGACGCACACCACCCCGCCGATCGGCCACCTCGCTGGCGACCTGCCCTTCGCCGAGCACTTCTCCCGGCTGGGCAGCTACGTCGGCTTCACCCCGCTGCACAACGCGGCCGGCGCGCCGGCGATCTCGCTGCCGCTGGGGCAGACCGCGGAAGGACGCCCGATCGGGGTCATGCTCTCCGCCCGGCGCGGCCAGGAGCGGGTGCTGCTGGAGCTCGCGCTCGAGCTGGAGGCTGCCGCCCCCTTCGCCCGGATCCAGGACTGA